From the genome of Pseudomonadota bacterium, one region includes:
- a CDS encoding zinc-binding alcohol dehydrogenase family protein translates to MKAIGYQKMGPIETAGFTEFSTDIPDVGVHDLLVEVHGVSLNPVDTKVRKRTEPEGAPKVLGYDAAGIVKKIGGAVSKFSVGDEVFYAGDITRPGTNSELHVVDERIVGKKPSSLGMAEAAGIPLTSITAWELLFDSLGITESDNEAILVIGGAGGVGSMLIQLAKKLTKLTVIATASRQDTIDWVKKMGADHVIDHSKPIDTEIEALGIQPKYVAALTGTEGHFDAIINLIKPRGAVAFIDDPEVLNIKSGKQKALRFAWELMFTRSMFKTPDMDEQHKILNRVSKMLDDGTLISTVTNNLGKLSPKTIVEAHKQQERGRVIGKNVLEGLH, encoded by the coding sequence ATGAAAGCCATTGGATATCAAAAAATGGGGCCAATAGAGACTGCTGGTTTCACAGAATTTTCAACTGACATCCCTGATGTCGGCGTGCACGACCTTCTTGTCGAGGTGCATGGCGTTTCATTGAACCCAGTTGATACAAAGGTTCGTAAACGTACTGAACCTGAGGGGGCACCAAAAGTCCTCGGTTATGATGCAGCAGGGATTGTTAAAAAAATTGGTGGTGCCGTATCAAAATTCAGCGTTGGCGACGAAGTCTTCTACGCTGGTGATATTACACGCCCTGGCACGAACTCAGAACTACATGTTGTTGATGAGCGCATTGTTGGTAAAAAACCGTCTTCACTTGGCATGGCCGAAGCCGCTGGCATTCCTTTAACTTCCATCACAGCCTGGGAACTGCTTTTTGACAGTCTCGGCATTACAGAGAGCGACAATGAAGCAATTCTAGTCATTGGTGGTGCTGGCGGTGTTGGTTCTATGCTTATCCAACTTGCAAAAAAACTGACTAAACTTACTGTCATCGCAACAGCATCCCGCCAAGACACCATCGATTGGGTCAAGAAAATGGGGGCAGATCACGTCATCGATCATAGCAAACCTATTGATACGGAGATCGAGGCATTGGGGATTCAACCAAAATATGTAGCCGCCTTGACAGGTACGGAGGGTCATTTTGACGCCATCATCAACCTGATCAAGCCTCGTGGTGCAGTTGCCTTTATCGATGATCCGGAAGTTCTAAATATTAAATCAGGTAAGCAAAAAGCCCTTCGTTTTGCTTGGGAACTAATGTTCACCCGTTCCATGTTCAAAACCCCTGACATGGATGAGCAACACAAAATTCTTAACCGTGTTTCTAAAATGCTGGACGATGGCACACTGATATCAACGGTGACCAATAATCTTGGTAAGCTCAGTCCAAAGACTATTGTTGAGGCTCATAAGCAACAAGAAAGAGGACGTGTCATCGGTAAAAACGTGCTCGAAGGCTTGCATTAA
- the acs gene encoding acetate--CoA ligase: MPNIESVLQENRIFKPSNEFVKQATVSGLSAYKALCAQAEADYEGFWAKLAQEHLLWNKPFTKILDDTNPPFFKWFHDGELNVSYNCLDRHLNTIPHKTALIFEADDGSVTNVTYKQLYHRVCQMANGLKSLGIRSGDRIVIYMPMSIEGVAAMQACARIGAIHSVVFGGFSAKSLQERIIDVGATAVITADAQIRGGKEIPLKPTVDEAIAMGGCEKISNVVVYKRAGNKISFDKNRDVWLHELTQNEPDVCAPEWVNAEHPLFILYTSGSTGKPKGVQHSSAGYLLQAILTMKWTFDHRSSDIFWCTADIGWITGHTYITYGPLSVGATQVIFEGVPTYPDANRFWKMIDTHEVTIFYTAPTAIRSLIKLGPDLPKEHDLSSLRILGSVGEPINPEAWMWYFNAVGGGKCPIMDTWWQTETGGHMITPLPGATTLKPGSCTFPLPGIVADVVDETGNPVSKGNGGILVIKKPWPSMIRNIWGDPERFKKSYFPDDFKGKYYLAGDGANRDKDGYFWIMGRIDDVLNVSGHRLGTMEIESALVSHELVAEAAVVGRPHDVKGESVTAFVVLAGDRPSGDQAKDIAQALRDWVSKEIGPIAKPDEIRFGDNLPKTRSGKIMRRLLRSLAKGEEITQDVSTLENPQILDQLKETI; this comes from the coding sequence ATGCCCAATATTGAATCGGTATTGCAGGAAAATCGGATTTTTAAACCGAGTAATGAGTTTGTAAAACAAGCGACTGTATCTGGACTCAGTGCCTATAAGGCCTTATGTGCCCAAGCGGAAGCCGATTACGAAGGTTTTTGGGCTAAGTTAGCGCAGGAGCATCTCTTATGGAACAAACCATTCACAAAAATTTTAGATGACACTAATCCACCGTTTTTTAAATGGTTCCATGACGGCGAACTGAATGTTTCATACAACTGCCTTGACCGGCATTTAAATACCATCCCACACAAGACCGCGTTGATTTTCGAAGCCGACGATGGTTCCGTGACCAACGTAACCTATAAACAGCTCTACCATCGCGTGTGCCAAATGGCCAATGGCTTGAAGTCTTTGGGTATCAGGTCGGGTGACCGCATTGTGATCTACATGCCAATGTCCATCGAAGGTGTGGCCGCAATGCAAGCGTGTGCGCGCATTGGTGCTATCCACTCTGTGGTGTTTGGTGGATTCTCGGCTAAAAGTCTGCAAGAACGGATTATTGATGTCGGTGCAACCGCCGTCATTACTGCTGATGCTCAAATTCGAGGTGGGAAAGAAATCCCACTAAAACCGACTGTCGATGAAGCGATCGCCATGGGTGGATGCGAAAAAATCAGCAATGTCGTTGTATACAAGCGTGCAGGCAACAAGATCAGCTTCGATAAGAATCGAGATGTGTGGTTACACGAGCTGACTCAAAATGAACCCGATGTCTGCGCACCCGAATGGGTCAATGCCGAGCATCCGCTATTTATCCTCTACACCTCCGGCTCCACAGGAAAACCGAAAGGCGTACAACACAGTTCAGCAGGGTACCTCCTTCAAGCGATTCTGACGATGAAATGGACCTTCGACCACAGAAGCTCCGATATTTTCTGGTGCACAGCTGATATCGGCTGGATCACAGGACACACCTACATCACGTATGGACCATTGTCGGTAGGTGCTACCCAAGTAATCTTTGAAGGTGTTCCAACTTATCCGGATGCCAATCGATTCTGGAAAATGATCGATACGCATGAAGTGACCATTTTTTATACAGCACCTACTGCAATTCGCTCTCTCATCAAACTCGGACCTGATTTACCTAAAGAGCACGATCTGTCGTCTTTGAGAATACTTGGATCAGTTGGCGAGCCAATTAATCCAGAGGCATGGATGTGGTACTTCAATGCCGTTGGCGGGGGAAAGTGCCCCATTATGGACACGTGGTGGCAGACTGAGACAGGCGGGCATATGATCACGCCACTTCCAGGTGCCACTACCCTAAAACCCGGTTCATGCACATTCCCGCTACCGGGCATAGTAGCCGATGTGGTTGATGAAACAGGCAACCCGGTCAGCAAGGGAAATGGCGGCATCTTAGTCATCAAAAAACCATGGCCTTCCATGATCAGAAACATATGGGGAGATCCAGAGCGCTTTAAGAAAAGCTACTTTCCGGATGATTTTAAAGGAAAATATTATCTCGCGGGCGATGGCGCTAATCGTGATAAAGATGGTTATTTTTGGATTATGGGTCGCATTGACGACGTACTGAACGTCTCAGGCCATCGACTCGGAACCATGGAGATTGAGTCAGCTTTAGTCTCACATGAACTGGTTGCTGAAGCGGCAGTCGTGGGCAGGCCGCATGACGTGAAAGGTGAATCGGTCACAGCCTTTGTCGTACTTGCTGGCGACAGACCGTCAGGCGATCAAGCAAAAGATATCGCACAAGCACTCAGGGATTGGGTCTCAAAAGAAATTGGGCCTATTGCCAAACCGGACGAGATTCGATTCGGCGATAACCTCCCCAAGACGCGTTCTGGGAAAATTATGCGCCGACTGCTTCGCTCCTTAGCCAAAGGTGAGGAGATCACTCAAGACGTCTCGACACTAGAAAATCCGCAGATTTTAGACCAACTCAAAGAGACGATTTAA
- a CDS encoding thioredoxin family protein has translation MLLDTPICDFGWDAPDFTLKDSHGQRFTMSDQLGKHGLLITFICNHCPYVQRIAARLANDCQQLMAEGISVLAIMSNDYEHHVADSPENMKLFAKKYGFSFPYLIDEDQSVGREYGAICTPDFFGLNSNGKLQYRGRIDDDPMGGTNNRNPELLNAMRLIAETGKGPKEQLPSIGCSIKWRN, from the coding sequence ATGTTATTAGACACGCCCATTTGTGATTTTGGCTGGGATGCGCCCGACTTCACACTAAAAGATTCTCATGGCCAACGCTTCACCATGAGTGATCAATTGGGTAAGCATGGGCTTCTGATCACGTTCATATGTAATCACTGCCCATATGTTCAACGTATTGCAGCGCGCTTGGCTAATGATTGTCAGCAATTGATGGCGGAAGGAATTAGTGTGCTTGCCATCATGTCAAATGACTATGAACATCATGTTGCCGATTCTCCAGAGAATATGAAATTATTTGCCAAGAAATATGGCTTTTCATTCCCCTATCTCATTGATGAAGATCAGTCGGTCGGACGCGAATATGGTGCAATATGCACTCCAGATTTCTTCGGCTTAAATTCGAATGGCAAATTGCAATATCGCGGTCGTATTGATGATGATCCAATGGGGGGCACAAACAACCGAAATCCAGAACTCTTAAATGCCATGCGCCTGATTGCTGAAACTGGGAAAGGCCCCAAGGAACAACTCCCCTCAATAGGTTGTTCGATTAAGTGGCGAAATTAG